GACCGCGTGGACGATGTGATCTGCGCCGTTGGCATGGCCCCGCGCGGCATTCCCTTTGGCACGCTCGACGGCAAGCCCGCCAATGTCGTGGTGCTGCTGCTCGTTCCCAAGAAGAGCTACGAAGATGAAGTCAAGGCGATCGCCAGCATAGAGAATCTGCTGGAAGACAGCGCCCTGGTGGAGAAGCTGCTGAAGTGCATCAGCCCCCAGGAGGCCTTCAAGCTCATCCAGAGCGCCGGCGACGGCAAGTAGAAGAGCACCCCATAGTTCAAGCGATGACCGCAGGCCTTCGGGTCTGCGGTTTTTTTTAGGCTGAAGGATGAAGGATGAAGGATGAAGGGTGAAGGATGAAGGATGAAGGATGAAGGATGAAGGATGAAGGATGAAGGA
Above is a window of Candidatus Hydrogenedentota bacterium DNA encoding:
- a CDS encoding PTS sugar transporter subunit IIA; this encodes MMLLHEILRPELIKVGLEAEKKRECISELMDVLIQYHEIPMNQRDILLEQLYANEDSLGSGMEHGIALPHIATDRVDDVICAVGMAPRGIPFGTLDGKPANVVVLLLVPKKSYEDEVKAIASIENLLEDSALVEKLLKCISPQEAFKLIQSAGDGK